A genomic segment from Streptomyces sp. NBC_00459 encodes:
- a CDS encoding N-acetylmuramoyl-L-alanine amidase, with product MAPPMSAADFLNRLREEGVIVVEVGDWVHHNRNHKGPWGPVHGVMIHHTVTEGSEYTVELCRNGYAELPGPLCHGVITKDGRVHLVGYGRANHAGLGDDDVLRAVIAEKALPPDNEANTDGNRHFYGFECENLGDGEDPWPQAQLDAIEKVAAAVCRHHGWTERSVIGHLEWQPGKIDPRGFTMQWLRERVRDRLK from the coding sequence ATGGCCCCACCCATGTCCGCTGCCGACTTCCTGAACCGGCTCAGGGAAGAAGGTGTCATCGTCGTCGAGGTGGGCGACTGGGTCCACCACAACCGCAATCACAAGGGTCCCTGGGGCCCGGTCCACGGCGTGATGATCCATCACACGGTGACCGAGGGCAGCGAGTACACGGTGGAGCTCTGCCGTAACGGCTACGCCGAGCTGCCCGGCCCCCTGTGCCACGGCGTCATCACCAAGGACGGGCGTGTCCATCTGGTCGGCTACGGCAGGGCCAACCACGCGGGTCTCGGCGACGACGACGTCCTGCGAGCGGTGATCGCCGAGAAGGCACTTCCGCCGGACAACGAGGCCAACACGGATGGCAACCGGCATTTCTACGGCTTCGAGTGCGAGAACCTCGGCGACGGGGAGGATCCCTGGCCGCAGGCCCAGCTCGACGCCATCGAGAAGGTCGCCGCGGCGGTGTGCCGCCACCACGGCTGGACGGAACGGTCGGTGATCGGCCACCTCGAATGGCAGCCCGGCAAGATCGATCCCCGGGGCTTCACCATGCAGTGGCTGAGGGAACGGGTACGGGACCGTCTGAAGTAG
- a CDS encoding family 2B encapsulin nanocompartment shell protein — protein sequence MSVGEEIRTEQDKPQQSLGTSAARNLATTTKSVPQMQEISSRWLLRMLPWVNVQGGAYRVNRRLTYSVGDGRLTFVKTGERVEVVPAELSELPALRSYEDEEVFAELARRCQQREFAAGSEIASFGSANDEVFLLAHGKVEKIGTGLYGDDTELGMLADGAYFGDQALVDPDALWEYTARAVTTCTVLTLSRQHFEQVAERADSLREHLRALSAIPEQNANRYGEKQIDLAAGHSGEPDIPRTFVDYEARPREYELSIAQTVLRIHSRVADLYNQPMNQTEQQLRLTVEALKERQEHELINNREFGLLSNCEYDQRLQPHDGVPSPDDLDELLSRRRGTKFLLAHPRAISAIGRELNKRGLVPETIDMSGNRIPTWRGVPIFPCNKIPVTEARTTSIIAMRTGESEQGVIGLQQAGIPDEIEPSLSVRFMGINEQAVINYLVTAYYSAAVLVPDALGVLENVEIGRWR from the coding sequence ATGTCGGTAGGCGAAGAGATCCGCACGGAGCAGGACAAGCCGCAGCAGAGTCTCGGCACTTCGGCCGCGCGGAACCTGGCCACCACCACCAAATCCGTCCCCCAGATGCAGGAGATCAGCTCACGCTGGCTGCTGCGGATGCTTCCCTGGGTGAACGTGCAGGGTGGCGCATACCGTGTGAACCGGCGGCTCACCTATTCCGTGGGTGACGGCCGTCTGACGTTCGTCAAGACCGGTGAACGCGTGGAAGTGGTCCCCGCCGAACTGTCCGAGTTGCCGGCGCTGCGGTCCTATGAGGACGAAGAGGTGTTCGCCGAGCTCGCCCGGCGTTGCCAGCAGCGGGAGTTCGCAGCCGGATCGGAGATCGCCTCCTTCGGCAGCGCGAACGACGAGGTGTTCCTGCTGGCCCATGGCAAGGTCGAGAAGATCGGCACCGGCCTGTACGGGGACGACACCGAACTCGGCATGCTGGCCGACGGCGCCTACTTCGGCGACCAGGCGCTCGTCGACCCCGACGCCCTGTGGGAGTACACGGCCCGTGCGGTCACCACCTGCACCGTGCTGACACTTTCCCGGCAGCATTTCGAGCAGGTCGCCGAGCGTGCCGACTCGCTGCGCGAGCACCTCCGGGCGCTGAGCGCGATCCCGGAGCAGAACGCCAACAGGTACGGCGAGAAGCAGATCGACCTCGCGGCCGGTCACAGTGGTGAGCCGGACATCCCGCGCACGTTCGTCGACTACGAGGCCAGGCCCCGCGAGTACGAACTGAGCATCGCCCAGACCGTGCTGCGCATCCACTCCCGCGTCGCCGACCTCTACAACCAGCCGATGAACCAGACCGAGCAGCAACTCCGGCTCACGGTCGAGGCGTTGAAGGAGCGGCAGGAGCACGAACTCATCAACAACCGGGAGTTCGGGCTGCTCAGCAACTGCGAGTACGACCAGCGGCTCCAGCCGCACGACGGCGTACCCAGCCCCGACGACCTGGACGAACTGCTCAGCAGGCGGCGCGGGACCAAGTTCCTGCTCGCCCATCCGCGCGCGATCTCCGCGATCGGCCGTGAGCTGAACAAGCGCGGACTCGTCCCCGAGACGATCGACATGAGCGGCAACCGCATCCCCACCTGGCGCGGTGTGCCGATCTTCCCGTGCAACAAGATCCCGGTCACCGAGGCTCGTACGACCTCGATCATCGCCATGCGTACCGGCGAGTCCGAGCAGGGGGTCATCGGGCTCCAGCAGGCCGGTATCCCGGACGAGATCGAGCCCAGCCTGTCCGTGCGGTTCATGGGCATCAACGAACAGGCGGTCATCAACTACCTGGTGACGGCCTACTACTCGGCGGCCGTTCTGGTGCCGGACGCCCTCGGCGTGCTGGAGAACGTCGAGATCGGCCGCTGGCGATGA
- a CDS encoding family 2 encapsulin nanocompartment cargo protein polyprenyl transferase: MAMTRAHGPAETIETLDPERRNPIGSPAERPSERSTESGGCERPAVGTRHARQGGSSPVRVRGTGEEQVASGGADGQDAALILEQARTVVDPALRAAIESLPGSMRRVALYHFGWEHADGSPAAGNPGKAIRPALVLTAAAALGGRREAAVRAAAAVELIHNFTLLHDDVMDRDTTRRHRPTAWTVFGDADAILAGDALQALALRLLAEDPHPASATAAARLASCVVELCEGQHADTAMEKRGPGEVTLDECLVMAEAKTGALLGCACALGALYAGGSAEDVEAMDAFGREAGLAFQLIDDVIGIWGDPTRTGKPAGADLVARKKSLPVVAALASGTPAATELAELYGVPYDETQEGALERTVSAVERAGGRDWAQLQAADRMARAIHELSRAVPDPEAAGGLLSLAEFVTRRTT, from the coding sequence CTGGCGATGACCAGGGCCCACGGCCCGGCCGAGACCATCGAGACTCTGGATCCGGAGAGGCGGAACCCCATCGGCAGTCCGGCGGAGAGGCCTTCGGAGAGATCAACGGAGTCCGGGGGATGTGAGCGGCCGGCCGTGGGCACAAGGCACGCGAGGCAGGGGGGTTCGTCCCCCGTACGTGTAAGGGGGACAGGGGAGGAGCAGGTGGCGTCCGGCGGGGCCGACGGGCAGGACGCCGCCCTCATCCTGGAGCAGGCCCGGACGGTGGTCGATCCCGCTTTGCGCGCGGCGATCGAGTCGCTGCCCGGGTCCATGCGCCGCGTCGCGCTCTACCACTTCGGGTGGGAGCACGCGGACGGCAGCCCGGCGGCGGGCAACCCGGGCAAGGCGATCCGCCCGGCGCTCGTGCTGACCGCGGCCGCGGCACTCGGCGGCCGACGGGAGGCAGCCGTACGGGCGGCTGCCGCCGTGGAACTGATCCACAACTTCACCCTGCTGCACGACGACGTCATGGACCGGGACACCACCCGCAGACACCGGCCCACCGCGTGGACCGTGTTCGGCGACGCCGACGCGATCCTCGCGGGGGACGCCCTGCAGGCCCTGGCGCTGCGGTTGCTCGCCGAGGACCCGCACCCGGCGTCGGCCACCGCCGCCGCCCGGCTCGCGTCCTGTGTCGTCGAGCTGTGCGAGGGGCAGCACGCGGACACGGCCATGGAGAAGCGGGGCCCCGGCGAGGTCACCCTCGACGAGTGCCTCGTCATGGCCGAGGCGAAGACGGGCGCGCTGCTCGGCTGCGCCTGCGCCCTCGGAGCGCTGTACGCGGGCGGGTCGGCCGAGGACGTCGAGGCGATGGACGCGTTCGGCCGGGAGGCCGGGCTCGCCTTTCAGCTGATCGACGACGTGATCGGGATATGGGGGGACCCGACCCGCACCGGCAAACCGGCCGGGGCGGATCTGGTCGCCCGCAAGAAGTCCCTGCCCGTGGTGGCCGCACTGGCCTCTGGCACACCGGCGGCCACCGAACTGGCCGAGTTGTACGGAGTTCCGTACGACGAGACGCAGGAAGGGGCGCTGGAGAGGACGGTGTCGGCCGTCGAGCGGGCGGGCGGGCGGGACTGGGCGCAGCTCCAGGCGGCCGACCGGATGGCCCGCGCGATACACGAACTGTCCCGCGCGGTCCCCGACCCGGAGGCGGCCGGCGGCCTGCTGTCCCTGGCCGAGTTCGTGACCCGCCGCACCACCTGA
- a CDS encoding GNAT family N-acetyltransferase, whose amino-acid sequence MGVAIRTAGEDDRELVVRLLDGAFQDDPVSGWVFPDPEHRRATHPRLMAAFLDIVLAEGRVDLTEDGTACALWLSVPAGAHPEDPESEPDEADAEQGDDAARLREAVDPDNERVELIGQLTAGIHPSGRAHEYLWMIGVAPDSQGHGLGTALVQHVLDRCDREGVAAYLEASNARSRALYERLGFDLLDAPLDLPDGPRMWPMWREPQA is encoded by the coding sequence ATGGGCGTGGCGATACGTACGGCGGGCGAGGACGACCGGGAACTGGTCGTCCGGCTGCTCGACGGGGCGTTCCAGGACGATCCGGTGAGCGGCTGGGTCTTCCCCGACCCGGAGCACCGCCGCGCGACGCATCCCAGACTGATGGCAGCCTTCCTCGACATCGTGCTCGCCGAGGGGCGCGTCGACCTCACCGAGGACGGCACGGCGTGCGCCCTGTGGTTGTCCGTCCCCGCCGGCGCCCACCCGGAGGACCCGGAGAGCGAGCCTGACGAGGCGGACGCGGAGCAGGGCGACGACGCCGCCCGGCTGCGTGAGGCCGTCGATCCCGACAACGAGCGCGTCGAACTGATCGGGCAGCTCACGGCCGGTATACACCCCTCCGGGCGCGCCCACGAATACCTGTGGATGATCGGCGTCGCACCGGACAGCCAGGGCCACGGGCTGGGTACCGCCCTCGTCCAGCACGTCCTCGACCGCTGCGACCGCGAGGGAGTGGCCGCCTATCTGGAGGCCAGCAACGCCCGCAGCCGCGCACTGTACGAGCGGCTCGGCTTCGACCTCCTCGACGCCCCCCTCGACCTCCCGGACGGTCCTCGGATGTGGCCCATGTGGCGCGAGCCTCAGGCCTGA
- a CDS encoding DUF952 domain-containing protein, producing MSAAHILHITERALWDAAREQGTYEMSTRGRTLQEEGFIHCSTRAQLPAVAAFLYGSYDGPDDLVVLVVDPARLDAPLKYEAPEPGGEEFPHVYGPIPVSAVVGVEAWG from the coding sequence ATGTCCGCAGCGCACATACTCCACATCACCGAACGCGCCCTCTGGGACGCGGCCCGCGAGCAGGGCACGTACGAGATGTCGACGCGTGGCCGCACCCTCCAGGAGGAGGGCTTCATCCACTGCTCGACCCGCGCCCAACTCCCTGCTGTGGCGGCCTTCCTGTACGGCTCCTACGACGGCCCCGACGACCTGGTGGTCCTGGTCGTGGACCCCGCCCGGCTCGACGCACCCCTGAAGTACGAGGCCCCGGAGCCCGGCGGCGAGGAGTTCCCGCACGTGTACGGGCCGATCCCGGTGTCCGCCGTGGTGGGCGTCGAGGCGTGGGGATGA
- a CDS encoding VOC family protein produces MSNDTGRAIGTESGIRWTYAFVDRPAGLLGPAQAFWAAVTDTRVSETRGEQGEFVTLLPGAGDACVKVQGVDSGDGGAHLDFAVEDVDAFVGAASALGATVVGAHTGWSVLRSPAGQLFCAVPWHGETVRPAVVDGSRLDQVSIDVPPAAYASEVAFWERLTGWDSLTGSLPEFHVLRPPAGLPIRVLLQRLGTERPTASAHLDLACADIGATGARHEKSGATVVARHAHWTVMRDPAGGTYCLTGRDPETGGLPKATTADRP; encoded by the coding sequence ATGAGCAACGACACCGGCAGGGCCATCGGCACCGAGAGCGGCATCCGCTGGACCTACGCCTTCGTCGACCGGCCCGCCGGACTCCTCGGCCCGGCCCAGGCGTTCTGGGCCGCCGTCACGGACACCCGGGTGTCCGAAACCCGGGGTGAGCAGGGCGAGTTCGTGACCCTGCTGCCGGGCGCGGGCGACGCCTGCGTCAAGGTCCAGGGGGTGGACTCCGGGGACGGCGGCGCCCATCTCGACTTCGCCGTCGAGGACGTCGACGCCTTCGTCGGAGCGGCGTCGGCGCTCGGGGCGACGGTCGTCGGTGCGCACACCGGCTGGTCCGTGCTGCGGTCCCCCGCCGGTCAGCTGTTCTGCGCCGTGCCCTGGCACGGGGAGACGGTACGGCCCGCCGTGGTGGACGGCAGCCGCCTCGACCAGGTGTCCATCGACGTCCCGCCCGCCGCGTACGCCTCGGAGGTCGCCTTCTGGGAACGCCTCACCGGCTGGGACTCCCTGACCGGCTCACTCCCGGAGTTCCACGTCCTCAGGCCCCCGGCCGGTCTCCCGATCCGCGTCCTCCTCCAGCGCCTCGGCACCGAACGGCCCACCGCCTCCGCCCACCTGGACCTGGCCTGTGCCGACATCGGGGCGACCGGCGCCCGCCACGAGAAGTCGGGGGCCACGGTCGTCGCCCGGCACGCCCACTGGACGGTCATGCGTGACCCGGCGGGCGGCACGTACTGCCTCACCGGCCGCGACCCCGAGACGGGCGGGCTGCCGAAGGCGACGACAGCGGACAGGCCCTAG
- a CDS encoding inorganic phosphate transporter: MDHITFLVAVVIVTALAFDFTNGFHDTANAMATSIATGALKPRTAVLIAGVLNIVGAFLSTEVARTISGGIVDDTLVSPGMIFAGLVGAILWNLMTWLVGLPSSSSHALFGGLIGAVWVGAGAEGVHFTKVVEKVLIPALASPLVAGIAALIATYLAYKLTARARKDTVTKGFRAGQIASASLVSLAHGTNDAQKTMGIITLTLISAGALGHDAGPPVWVIASAGLAIGLGTYLGGWRIIRTMGKGLTEIQSPQGFAAETASTAVILTSAHLGFALSTTQVASGSILGAGLGRRLAEVRWGVAGRMVMAWLITLPAAALVGGVSAGAVRYGGNLGTVVVALVAVAVAAGIVLAARRNPVDAHNVNDTHEVSIKSTAPTTVGTAA; the protein is encoded by the coding sequence ATGGACCACATCACGTTCCTGGTGGCGGTCGTCATCGTGACGGCCCTGGCCTTCGACTTCACCAACGGATTCCACGACACGGCGAACGCGATGGCCACCTCCATCGCCACCGGTGCCCTGAAACCGAGAACAGCGGTCCTGATCGCCGGAGTCCTCAACATCGTCGGCGCCTTCCTGTCCACCGAGGTCGCCAGGACGATCTCCGGTGGCATCGTCGACGACACGCTCGTCAGTCCGGGGATGATCTTCGCCGGGCTGGTCGGGGCGATCCTCTGGAATCTGATGACCTGGCTGGTGGGGCTGCCGTCCAGTTCCTCGCACGCTCTGTTCGGCGGGCTGATCGGGGCGGTGTGGGTGGGCGCCGGTGCCGAGGGTGTGCACTTCACCAAGGTCGTCGAGAAGGTGCTGATCCCGGCGCTGGCCTCGCCGCTGGTGGCGGGCATCGCGGCCCTGATCGCCACGTACCTCGCCTACAAACTCACGGCCCGCGCCCGCAAGGACACGGTGACCAAGGGGTTCCGGGCCGGTCAGATCGCCTCCGCCTCACTCGTCTCTCTCGCGCACGGCACGAACGACGCGCAGAAGACCATGGGCATCATTACCCTGACCCTGATCTCCGCGGGCGCGCTCGGCCACGACGCCGGTCCGCCGGTGTGGGTGATCGCCTCGGCGGGGCTCGCCATCGGCCTCGGCACCTATCTGGGCGGCTGGCGGATCATCCGGACCATGGGCAAAGGGCTGACCGAGATCCAGTCGCCGCAGGGCTTCGCCGCCGAGACGGCGTCCACGGCCGTCATCCTCACCTCCGCCCACCTCGGCTTCGCCCTGTCCACCACCCAGGTGGCCTCGGGCAGCATCCTGGGCGCGGGCCTGGGCCGGCGGCTCGCGGAGGTGCGCTGGGGTGTCGCGGGCCGCATGGTCATGGCGTGGCTGATCACGCTGCCCGCCGCGGCACTGGTCGGCGGGGTCTCCGCGGGCGCCGTCAGGTACGGCGGCAACCTCGGCACCGTGGTCGTGGCGCTGGTCGCCGTCGCGGTCGCGGCGGGCATCGTCCTCGCCGCTCGCCGCAACCCGGTGGACGCGCACAACGTCAACGACACGCACGAGGTCAGCATCAAGTCGACGGCGCCGACGACCGTCGGTACGGCCGCCTGA
- the ppk2 gene encoding polyphosphate kinase 2 — protein MTPLMSGLKVDYSDHDEPVLVRPDGSPVETWRENYPCRERMERGEYELHKRLQQIELLKLQSWIKQTGRRLVVVFEGRDAAGKGGTIKRFTEHLNPRGARVVALEKPTERERGQWYFQRYVEHLPTAGEIVLFDRSWYNRAGVERVMGFCTDDEYRRFTRQAPLFERMLADDGIDLIKFWFSVSQGEQRTRFTIRQVDPVRQWKLSPMDLASLDRWDDYTAAKVAMFRATDTEQAPWTVVKSNDKKRARVEAMRSVLARFDYTGKDEEVVGSPDPSIVGAAVNLLEAGEDDDGV, from the coding sequence ATGACACCACTGATGTCCGGACTGAAGGTCGACTACAGCGACCATGACGAACCCGTGCTCGTCCGGCCGGACGGCAGTCCGGTCGAGACCTGGCGGGAGAACTACCCGTGCCGCGAGCGCATGGAGCGCGGGGAGTACGAGCTGCACAAGAGGCTCCAGCAGATCGAACTGCTGAAGCTGCAGAGCTGGATCAAGCAGACCGGCCGTCGGCTGGTCGTCGTCTTCGAGGGCCGGGACGCGGCCGGAAAAGGCGGCACGATCAAGCGCTTCACGGAACATCTCAACCCACGCGGCGCCCGCGTGGTGGCCCTGGAGAAGCCCACCGAACGCGAACGCGGCCAGTGGTACTTCCAGCGGTACGTCGAACACCTCCCGACCGCCGGCGAGATAGTCCTCTTCGACCGCTCCTGGTACAACCGGGCCGGCGTGGAGCGGGTCATGGGCTTCTGCACGGACGACGAGTACCGCCGCTTCACCCGCCAGGCCCCGTTGTTCGAGCGCATGCTCGCCGACGACGGCATCGACCTGATCAAGTTCTGGTTCTCGGTCTCCCAGGGCGAACAGCGCACGCGCTTCACGATCCGCCAGGTCGACCCCGTACGGCAGTGGAAGCTGAGCCCCATGGACCTCGCCTCCCTGGACCGCTGGGACGACTACACGGCGGCCAAGGTCGCGATGTTCCGTGCGACGGACACCGAACAGGCCCCCTGGACGGTGGTGAAGAGCAACGACAAGAAGCGGGCGCGGGTGGAGGCGATGCGCAGCGTCCTGGCCCGCTTCGACTACACCGGCAAGGACGAGGAGGTCGTCGGCAGCCCGGATCCGAGCATCGTCGGCGCGGCGGTGAACCTGCTGGAGGCGGGGGAGGATGACGACGGCGTGTGA
- a CDS encoding class I SAM-dependent methyltransferase, with product MTEPSTATDRTRLAGSAYSSDRDLAARQSIYQWQTPRHDLPAIVAEQLRAVRGLVVDVGCGNGRYVRRLREDRPDLASVGLDIAPGILATVPGPVAVADVTRLPLATGSADAALAMHMLYHVPDIPQAVRELARVVARDGVVIASTNSERDKAELDDLWHRAAGDVLGTGPQPVRFSIGARFSLEKAPGFLGEEFGRVRTIELPSTITVREPEPVVAYLASWRAWADQYDAPFDATIERARAIVTDRIAREGMFEIGCRAGILVCRR from the coding sequence GTGACCGAACCCTCCACCGCCACCGACCGGACCCGTCTCGCCGGGAGCGCGTACAGCAGCGACCGGGACCTGGCCGCCCGGCAGTCGATCTACCAGTGGCAGACGCCCCGTCATGACCTGCCCGCCATCGTCGCCGAGCAGCTTCGTGCCGTACGCGGGCTCGTGGTCGACGTCGGCTGCGGCAACGGCAGGTACGTCCGGCGGCTGCGCGAAGACCGGCCCGACCTGGCCTCGGTGGGTCTGGACATCGCGCCCGGCATCCTCGCCACCGTCCCCGGCCCGGTCGCCGTGGCGGATGTCACGCGGCTGCCGTTGGCCACGGGGAGCGCGGACGCGGCTCTGGCGATGCACATGCTGTACCACGTGCCCGACATCCCGCAGGCGGTGCGGGAGCTGGCGCGCGTCGTCGCCCGGGACGGGGTGGTGATCGCCTCCACCAACAGCGAGCGGGACAAGGCCGAACTCGACGACCTCTGGCACCGGGCCGCCGGCGACGTGCTCGGCACCGGACCGCAGCCGGTCCGGTTCTCGATCGGGGCCCGCTTCTCCCTGGAGAAGGCTCCGGGCTTCCTCGGGGAGGAGTTCGGCAGGGTGCGGACGATCGAACTGCCCAGCACCATAACGGTCCGCGAGCCCGAGCCGGTCGTCGCGTACCTGGCGTCGTGGCGTGCCTGGGCGGACCAGTACGACGCACCCTTCGACGCGACGATCGAGCGGGCCCGTGCCATCGTCACCGACCGGATCGCCCGCGAGGGCATGTTCGAGATCGGCTGCCGGGCGGGGATTCTCGTCTGCCGGCGTTGA
- the sodN gene encoding superoxide dismutase, Ni codes for MLSRLFAPKVKVSAHCDLPCGVYDPAQARIEAESVKAVQDKMAANDDPHFQARATVIKEQRAELAKHHVSVLWSDYFKPPHFEKYPELHQLVNDALKALSAAKASTDPATGQKALDYIAQIDKIFWETKKA; via the coding sequence ATGCTTTCCCGCCTGTTTGCCCCCAAGGTCAAGGTCAGCGCTCACTGCGACCTGCCCTGCGGTGTGTACGACCCGGCCCAGGCCCGCATTGAGGCGGAGTCGGTGAAGGCCGTGCAGGACAAGATGGCAGCCAACGACGACCCGCACTTCCAGGCGCGCGCCACCGTCATCAAGGAGCAGCGCGCAGAGCTCGCCAAGCACCACGTTTCGGTCCTGTGGAGCGACTACTTCAAGCCGCCGCACTTCGAGAAGTACCCGGAGCTGCACCAGCTGGTCAACGACGCCCTGAAGGCCCTCTCGGCCGCCAAGGCGTCCACGGACCCGGCGACGGGCCAGAAGGCGCTGGACTACATCGCCCAGATCGACAAGATCTTCTGGGAGACGAAGAAGGCCTGA
- the sodX gene encoding nickel-type superoxide dismutase maturation protease → MPELSQESEHGSENGSEPGSGRGGAAKLFGWVAVTGPSMVPTLYHGDFLVVRYGNRVRAGDIVVLRHPFQQDLLVVKRAVERREGGWWVLGDNSFAGGDSTDYGTVPHDLILGRVRFRYRPLKPGQRSPLTLLRWAVSAARPVFSDRSASRRLRAR, encoded by the coding sequence ATGCCGGAGCTGTCGCAGGAGAGCGAACACGGAAGCGAAAACGGGAGTGAGCCCGGGAGCGGGCGCGGAGGGGCTGCGAAGCTCTTCGGCTGGGTCGCCGTGACCGGACCGTCGATGGTGCCCACGCTGTATCACGGCGACTTTCTCGTGGTGCGGTACGGGAACCGGGTCAGGGCCGGGGACATCGTCGTCCTGCGCCATCCGTTCCAGCAGGACCTGTTGGTCGTCAAACGGGCCGTGGAGCGCCGTGAGGGCGGCTGGTGGGTGCTCGGGGACAACTCCTTCGCCGGCGGCGACAGCACCGACTACGGCACCGTGCCGCACGATCTGATCCTGGGCAGGGTCCGGTTCCGGTACCGGCCGCTCAAGCCCGGTCAGCGCTCGCCGCTGACGCTGCTGCGCTGGGCGGTGTCGGCCGCCAGGCCCGTCTTCTCGGACCGGTCGGCCTCCAGGCGTTTGCGGGCGCGGTAG
- a CDS encoding CGNR zinc finger domain-containing protein: MELAYYSDYAVRLVNTEEPARGKDSLTSIDAVRDLFGANQQAARRATDADVTRFRSVRARLRAVFEAADTGDETLSVDLLNSLLLEFPVSPQISGHDFRDDDGRPLWHMHLADHPSNATAGFAAIAAMGLAFHLTEYGVDRLGLCEAPPCRNAYLDTSTNRSRRYCSDRCATRANVAAYRARKRLEADRSEKTGLAADTAQRSSVSGER; encoded by the coding sequence GTGGAACTGGCCTATTACTCGGACTATGCCGTGCGCCTCGTCAACACCGAGGAACCGGCCCGCGGGAAGGACTCGCTGACCTCGATCGACGCCGTCCGCGATCTCTTCGGCGCCAACCAGCAGGCCGCCCGCCGCGCCACCGACGCCGACGTGACCCGGTTCCGCTCAGTACGGGCCCGGCTGCGGGCGGTCTTCGAGGCGGCGGACACGGGCGACGAGACGCTCTCGGTGGACCTGCTGAACTCGCTCCTGCTGGAGTTCCCGGTGAGCCCGCAGATCTCCGGGCACGACTTCCGGGACGACGACGGCCGCCCGCTGTGGCACATGCACCTCGCCGACCACCCGTCGAACGCGACGGCGGGCTTCGCGGCCATCGCCGCCATGGGCCTGGCCTTCCACCTCACCGAGTACGGCGTGGACCGCCTCGGCCTGTGCGAGGCGCCGCCCTGCCGCAACGCCTACCTCGACACCTCGACGAACCGCTCCCGGCGCTACTGCTCCGACCGCTGCGCGACCCGGGCCAACGTGGCCGCCTACCGCGCCCGCAAACGCCTGGAGGCCGACCGGTCCGAGAAGACGGGCCTGGCGGCCGACACCGCCCAGCGCAGCAGCGTCAGCGGCGAGCGCTGA
- a CDS encoding class I SAM-dependent methyltransferase, producing the protein MTTTTGTTGTTGITGTGAGTDWNAWQVSWDRQQEWYMPDREERFRIMLDMVEALVGPAPRVLDLACGTGSITSRLLDRFPQATSVGVDLDPALLAIAEGTFAGDDRVTLVTADLKDPQWTSGLPYDSYDAVLTATALHWLHSDPLAELYGRIAELVRDGGLFMNADHMIDDSTPRINAAERALRHARMDQAKHGGAVDWAEWWRLAAQDPALAGPTVRRFEIYGEHADGDMPSAGWHARVLREKGFGEARPVWCSPSDTLLLALK; encoded by the coding sequence ATGACGACCACCACTGGCACCACCGGCACCACTGGCATCACCGGGACAGGCGCCGGAACTGACTGGAATGCCTGGCAGGTGAGCTGGGACCGGCAGCAGGAGTGGTACATGCCGGACCGTGAGGAACGGTTCCGGATCATGCTCGACATGGTGGAGGCCCTCGTCGGCCCCGCCCCGCGCGTGCTCGACCTCGCGTGCGGCACGGGGAGTATCACGTCGCGGCTGCTCGACCGGTTCCCGCAGGCCACCAGCGTCGGCGTCGACCTCGACCCGGCGCTCCTGGCCATCGCCGAGGGCACCTTCGCGGGCGACGACCGGGTCACCCTGGTCACGGCCGACCTCAAGGACCCGCAGTGGACGAGCGGGCTGCCGTACGACTCGTACGACGCCGTGCTGACCGCCACCGCCCTGCACTGGCTGCACAGCGACCCTCTCGCGGAGCTCTACGGCCGGATCGCGGAGCTCGTCCGCGACGGCGGTCTGTTCATGAACGCGGACCACATGATCGACGACAGCACGCCCCGGATCAACGCGGCGGAGCGCGCACTGCGCCACGCACGTATGGATCAGGCCAAACACGGCGGCGCCGTCGACTGGGCGGAATGGTGGCGGCTCGCCGCCCAGGACCCCGCCCTCGCCGGGCCGACCGTCCGCCGCTTCGAGATCTACGGCGAGCACGCCGACGGCGACATGCCCTCCGCCGGGTGGCACGCGCGCGTGCTGCGCGAGAAGGGGTTCGGGGAGGCGCGGCCGGTGTGGTGCTCACCCTCGGACACGCTGCTGCTCGCGCTCAAGTAG